The following proteins come from a genomic window of Proteiniphilum propionicum:
- a CDS encoding M16 family metallopeptidase translates to MHFKKKPLVLIIIFLFAGTVFAKDIQQHPQLIKGTLKNGLTYYIYPNDYPKGEAVYRLFIKSGSVNETDEQRGLAHFLEHMAFNGTKHFHGNEIVSFLESKGAKFGRDLNAHTSYNETVYKLKLPTTGGMVDTTLTILADWLDGLLLEEEEIDSERGVIMSEWLSKQKPEAEVSDVLLDELMNNSIFGKRKVIGDTAVIQNFKYKTLRNYYESWYRPGLTAVAVVGDIDPVKVEKMIKSKFSGMKDINRDNPAEHSIPDYARAEARVVINKDLQKPDLTMIQLVPLSEPVRKESEYYPYLQRTLLNRLFRNRLNALSFTNNSYAKGSVGISDFLNTKGILMASVELMPNKIEEGVSLFTSQLSQIYKYGFLPAEIEKVKRAFISSKERAAKSTQPTSSSVLMDEVYADFYKDYMITTPEEEYRLTKKYIDCIDSVSIVDELHQLADPARTHYIFSSFEENSIADSVRLLQFVDSVLNKAIDPYHIEIEVPSQLLEEEPVAGRIVSEKEIPAIKGTELLLSNGIRLIYKESVSAKERISMSAYRKGGLFALDSTDYVNGVFSPNVISLSGAGNFSRDELSYYLAGSSASVRLLIESTRAGMVAGSSSEDIETMFQLLYLKWTQPKADRSVFELAKKRSIENYQSKNITDQTIFFRDLNYLMKGEDYVTREMTDSVMEAQLQFDRMVPLYHQAFGDANGFTFVIISDMGLDKLTPYIERYIASLPASEGNHETPYRYDGGKIRTTAAQLTRAAGDSERGVVSLIFQYSDIPDDTQRFGLQSDLMSGVLRTKLLAELREKMGMVYSVSVSAGLRKYPAELARNTISFATNPENSRLLIDQVRTILNEMAANPESFVPELENVKLSLINDMAVNVQRDTYWSSYIRNTTFNEENDWDYISNFPDIVRGISAEELSDFLAAYYNEDSMIEAILLPKQKKQTNH, encoded by the coding sequence ATGCATTTCAAGAAAAAGCCACTTGTTCTAATAATTATATTCCTCTTTGCGGGGACTGTTTTTGCAAAAGATATTCAACAGCATCCCCAATTAATAAAAGGTACTCTTAAAAACGGGCTTACATACTATATCTATCCAAATGATTACCCCAAGGGGGAGGCTGTATACCGGCTGTTTATCAAATCGGGATCGGTAAATGAAACGGATGAACAGAGAGGGCTTGCCCACTTTCTGGAACATATGGCCTTTAATGGGACAAAACATTTTCACGGGAATGAGATAGTTAGCTTTCTGGAGTCAAAGGGGGCTAAATTCGGCAGAGACCTGAACGCCCACACCTCGTATAACGAAACCGTGTATAAATTAAAGCTTCCTACAACTGGAGGCATGGTGGATACAACACTGACCATACTTGCCGACTGGCTGGATGGGTTGCTGCTGGAAGAGGAGGAGATTGATTCGGAGCGGGGTGTGATTATGTCTGAGTGGCTCTCAAAGCAGAAACCGGAAGCAGAAGTGAGTGACGTGCTGCTGGATGAGCTGATGAACAACTCGATATTCGGAAAGAGAAAAGTGATCGGAGACACGGCTGTTATCCAAAATTTTAAATACAAAACACTGCGTAATTATTACGAGTCGTGGTACCGTCCCGGGCTTACTGCCGTTGCGGTTGTAGGTGATATTGACCCTGTGAAGGTTGAGAAGATGATAAAAAGTAAGTTCTCGGGGATGAAAGACATAAACAGGGATAATCCGGCAGAACACTCCATACCCGATTACGCCAGGGCGGAAGCAAGGGTGGTTATAAACAAGGATCTCCAAAAACCTGATCTGACAATGATCCAGCTTGTTCCTCTCTCGGAGCCGGTAAGAAAGGAAAGCGAGTATTATCCATATCTGCAACGCACTCTTTTGAACAGGTTGTTCAGAAACAGGCTGAATGCCCTTTCATTTACAAATAACAGCTATGCAAAAGGGAGCGTTGGTATTTCAGACTTTTTGAATACAAAAGGTATCCTGATGGCATCGGTAGAGTTGATGCCTAACAAAATTGAAGAGGGTGTCTCACTCTTTACATCACAGTTGTCACAAATATACAAGTACGGCTTTCTTCCCGCAGAGATTGAAAAGGTGAAAAGAGCATTCATCAGTTCAAAAGAAAGGGCTGCAAAATCGACACAACCGACCAGCTCTTCAGTACTGATGGACGAGGTCTATGCCGATTTCTACAAGGACTACATGATTACAACCCCGGAGGAAGAGTATCGCCTGACAAAAAAATATATAGACTGTATCGACTCGGTATCCATAGTCGATGAGTTACATCAGCTGGCTGACCCCGCCCGGACTCATTATATATTTTCATCCTTTGAAGAGAACAGCATAGCCGATTCTGTGCGGTTGCTTCAGTTTGTGGATTCCGTCCTTAACAAGGCGATTGACCCCTATCATATTGAGATTGAAGTGCCCTCTCAGTTACTGGAGGAGGAACCGGTAGCGGGACGAATTGTCAGCGAAAAAGAGATACCGGCGATTAAAGGAACAGAGCTTCTCTTGTCCAACGGAATAAGGCTGATATACAAAGAATCGGTGTCGGCTAAAGAAAGGATAAGCATGTCGGCATACAGGAAAGGCGGTTTGTTTGCTTTGGATTCAACCGACTATGTGAATGGCGTTTTCTCTCCCAATGTGATATCTCTTAGCGGGGCAGGTAATTTCTCCAGAGATGAGCTTTCATATTATCTCGCCGGCAGCTCTGCCTCGGTGAGGCTGCTGATTGAGAGTACCAGAGCCGGTATGGTTGCGGGATCATCGTCTGAAGATATTGAAACAATGTTTCAGCTATTGTATTTAAAATGGACACAGCCCAAAGCAGACCGTTCGGTATTTGAACTGGCAAAAAAAAGATCAATAGAAAACTACCAGAGTAAAAATATTACCGATCAGACCATTTTTTTCAGGGATCTGAACTACCTTATGAAGGGAGAAGATTATGTGACAAGGGAGATGACCGACTCGGTGATGGAAGCCCAGTTGCAGTTCGACCGCATGGTGCCGTTATACCATCAGGCCTTTGGTGATGCCAACGGGTTCACCTTTGTGATTATTTCGGACATGGGGCTCGACAAGCTGACTCCCTACATAGAGAGATACATTGCTTCACTGCCCGCATCGGAGGGGAACCACGAAACGCCGTACCGGTACGACGGTGGAAAAATAAGGACCACTGCCGCGCAGCTGACACGTGCCGCCGGCGATTCGGAACGGGGCGTTGTCTCGCTGATCTTTCAGTATTCCGACATACCGGACGATACGCAACGCTTTGGCCTGCAAAGCGACCTGATGAGTGGCGTGCTGCGAACGAAGCTTCTCGCGGAGCTTCGCGAGAAGATGGGCATGGTGTACAGTGTAAGCGTGAGCGCCGGCTTGCGGAAATATCCTGCCGAACTGGCACGGAACACGATCTCCTTTGCCACAAATCCCGAAAACAGCCGGTTGCTGATAGACCAGGTCAGAACCATCCTGAACGAGATGGCCGCAAACCCGGAGAGTTTTGTCCCGGAACTGGAAAATGTGAAGCTGAGCCTGATCAACGACATGGCAGTGAACGTGCAGCGGGATACCTACTGGAGTTCTTATATAAGAAACACAACGTTTAATGAAGAAAACGACTGGGATTATATTTCCAACTTCCCGGATATTGTGCGCGGTATTAGCGCAGAGGAGTTGTCGGACTTCCTTGCTGCTTACTACAATGAAGACAGTATGATTGAAGCTATATTGCTTCCAAAACAAAAAAAACAGACTAATCACTAA
- a CDS encoding transposase, whose product MDQMQAVELLIQSQAEQIRQLTEANAKLSGQLTGMQQRMDKLLAQIAWFTRQFYGRKSEKLSQLDPGQLSLFETNIRYANPHPMDCQYCGSGKR is encoded by the coding sequence ATGGACCAGATGCAAGCAGTAGAGCTCCTCATACAATCGCAGGCGGAACAAATCCGTCAGCTCACTGAGGCTAACGCGAAGCTATCCGGACAGCTCACCGGGATGCAGCAGCGGATGGATAAGCTGCTGGCACAGATCGCCTGGTTCACCCGCCAGTTCTACGGGCGTAAAAGCGAGAAACTCTCGCAACTGGATCCGGGCCAGCTCTCCCTGTTTGAAACGAATATACGATATGCCAATCCGCATCCAATGGATTGCCAATACTGTGGATCCGGCAAAAGATAA
- the tnpB gene encoding IS66 family insertion sequence element accessory protein TnpB (TnpB, as the term is used for proteins encoded by IS66 family insertion elements, is considered an accessory protein, since TnpC, encoded by a neighboring gene, is a DDE family transposase.): MFCLNDTMRYFLCPGKTDMRKGMNSLCGVVQNLMGYDVRMGDVFIFINRNRTTMKLLHAEDGGLVLYMKRLEEGTFRIPAYDEKSRSYPMQWRDLVMMVEGIQDDPGSRLKRLKAMRHG, encoded by the coding sequence ATGTTCTGCCTGAATGACACCATGCGCTATTTCCTGTGTCCGGGAAAGACAGACATGCGAAAAGGGATGAACTCGCTCTGTGGTGTGGTTCAAAACCTGATGGGATATGATGTCCGCATGGGTGATGTCTTCATCTTCATCAATCGAAACCGTACAACCATGAAGCTTTTGCATGCGGAAGATGGAGGGTTGGTTCTGTACATGAAAAGGCTCGAGGAGGGTACCTTCCGCATACCCGCGTACGATGAAAAGAGTCGTTCCTATCCCATGCAGTGGCGCGATCTGGTGATGATGGTGGAAGGGATACAGGATGATCCGGGAAGCCGCTTGAAGAGGCTCAAAGCGATGAGACACGGGTGA
- the tnpA gene encoding IS66 family insertion sequence element accessory protein TnpA, whose translation MKPVSKEEFLEILERQQKSGLSIKDFCANESYTVSSFHYWKTKFGLTRPYNNYAPEAPTSTLAPISINLPVKAPVSSPASSPRSSQGEIRIKLPGGIQVSFIGTAQAELAINLLNQICSRHVLPE comes from the coding sequence ATGAAGCCTGTAAGCAAAGAAGAATTCCTGGAAATATTGGAACGCCAACAGAAAAGCGGGTTAAGCATCAAGGACTTTTGTGCGAACGAGTCCTATACGGTCTCCAGCTTTCACTACTGGAAAACCAAGTTCGGACTCACCCGTCCCTATAACAATTATGCACCGGAGGCACCCACGAGTACGCTGGCACCGATCAGTATCAATCTTCCCGTTAAAGCCCCTGTATCCTCGCCGGCTTCATCACCACGCAGCAGTCAGGGAGAGATCAGGATCAAGCTCCCGGGAGGTATTCAGGTTAGTTTCATTGGCACTGCCCAGGCAGAGCTCGCGATCAATTTACTGAATCAAATCTGCTCACGCCATGTTCTGCCTGAATGA